A region from the Vicia villosa cultivar HV-30 ecotype Madison, WI linkage group LG3, Vvil1.0, whole genome shotgun sequence genome encodes:
- the LOC131658597 gene encoding uncharacterized protein LOC131658597 — protein MNGVTTVTYRYNINGENSQMLRAARGIRQRDPISPYLFVIVMEYMSRLLHQMQLDPDFHHHSRCKKLGLTHLTFADDVLLFARGDTTSVQKMKHTLHCFSDSAGLSVNPMKCYVYMGAMEEGARQQIMEIIGFREGTLPFRYLGVPLTCKRLSAAHYLPLIEKILQRLQHWSTRFLSKAGRIQLVQSVSFAIANYWLQCLPLSKCVIQKIQTAYRIFVWTRGTTPSRKSPVAWKKICKPRAKRGYNVIDVEGWNKITMMKLLWDLKMKSDCLWVRWIHSYFIKGQDLLHVEIPTSASWVYKGVLNTRAHIVVIQEQWDRSLLAKKFHMSKM, from the coding sequence ATGAATGGGGTGACTACAGTGACTTATCGATACAATATCAATGGGGAGAATTCTCAAATGCTTAGAGCAGCCAGGGGTATAAGGCAGAGAGATCCTATCTCTCCCTACCTCTTTGTGATAGTTATGGAATACATGAGCAGACTTCTCCATCAAATGCAACTGGACCCTGATTTCCACCACCATTCTAGATGCAAAAAGTTGGGACTGACTCAtctcacttttgcagatgatgtaCTGCTCTTTGCTCGAGGAGATACTACCTCAGTCCAAAAAATGAAGCATACCCTGCATTGTTTCTCAGATTCTGCTGGACTGAGTGTCAACCCTATGAAATGCTATGTGTATATGGGAGCTATGGAGGAGGGAGCTAGGCAGCAAATCATGGAGATAATAGGGTTTAGAGAAGGCACTCTGCCTTTTAGATACCTTGGAGTTCCCTTAACTTGCAAAAGATTGTCTGCAGCTCACTATTTGCCTCTAATTGAGAAGATCCTCCAAAGATTACAACACTGGAGTACAAGATTCTTGAGTAAAGCTGGTAGAATCCAACTTGTACAGAGTGTCAGCTTTGCCATAGCCAACTATTGGCTTCAATGCCTGCCCTTGTCCAAGTGTGTGATTCAAAAGATTCAAACTGCCTACAGAATATTTGTATGGACTAGGGGCACTACTCCTAGTAGGAAAAGCCCAGTTGCATGGAAGAAAATCTGTAAACCTCGAGCTAAAAGAGGGTATAATGTGATTGATGTTGAGGGTTGGAACAAAATCACTATGATGAAACTTCTATGGGATCTGAAAATGAAATCTGATTGCCTCTGGGTCAGATGGATTCATTCCTATTTCATCAAAGGTCAGGATCTGTTACATGTGGAGATACCAACATCTGCATCCTGGGTATACAAAGGCGTACTCAATACTAGAGCACACATTGTTGTGATACAAGAGCAGTGGGATAGAAGTCTGCTGGCTAAGAAGTTTCACATGAGCAAGATGTGA